One window of the Myxococcales bacterium genome contains the following:
- a CDS encoding SMP-30/gluconolactonase/LRE family protein has translation MSKILCSSVVLGALVATAGLSRSADAGPAVGDGRVLAPIAPEAHYCAGQPGCNGGFPEGVAVVGNRVYVAGPANFGTAGKGPSVVTVLARGDGHLIAELPIAGEQLAFEHALSGIAVDAAGDVFVASTQLGVIRIHRHGDHYTQSSYAPPLPDLPVCAPGGAQPCTPTFIDLPPLSNELTFDAAGNLYVTDSLQATIFRVPAGGGSITPWFASPLLAGNLAAPLPFGANGIKISPDRQHLYVVETFDPTDPSLGHIYRVPVVDAPAPDRIELVATFAGGVVPDSLVFGASGRLYVSLAGSSQIAILAGDGHELGRISGPSGSSIPLDNPAVMAFDDARKSILVSNHAIFGDPAHFAVLRIYVGERGDPRPGDDDGDDE, from the coding sequence ATGTCGAAGATCCTGTGTTCGTCTGTCGTGCTCGGCGCGCTCGTCGCGACCGCCGGGCTGTCGCGCTCCGCCGACGCCGGCCCCGCCGTCGGCGACGGCCGCGTCCTGGCGCCGATCGCGCCGGAGGCTCACTACTGCGCCGGGCAGCCCGGGTGCAACGGCGGGTTCCCCGAGGGCGTGGCCGTCGTCGGCAACCGGGTCTACGTCGCCGGCCCCGCGAACTTTGGCACCGCCGGGAAGGGGCCGAGCGTCGTGACCGTGCTCGCGCGCGGGGACGGTCACCTGATCGCCGAGCTCCCGATCGCCGGCGAGCAGCTCGCCTTCGAGCACGCGCTCAGCGGCATCGCCGTCGACGCCGCCGGCGACGTGTTCGTGGCGTCGACCCAGCTCGGCGTGATCCGGATCCACCGCCACGGCGACCACTACACGCAGTCGTCGTACGCGCCGCCGCTGCCGGATCTGCCGGTGTGCGCGCCGGGCGGCGCGCAGCCGTGCACGCCGACGTTCATCGACCTGCCGCCGCTGTCGAACGAGCTGACGTTCGACGCCGCCGGCAACCTCTACGTCACCGACTCGCTGCAGGCGACGATCTTCCGGGTGCCGGCCGGCGGCGGCTCGATCACGCCATGGTTCGCGAGCCCGCTCCTGGCCGGCAACCTGGCGGCGCCGCTGCCGTTCGGCGCCAACGGCATCAAGATCAGCCCCGACCGCCAGCACCTCTACGTCGTCGAGACCTTCGACCCCACCGATCCGAGCCTGGGCCACATCTACCGCGTGCCGGTGGTCGACGCGCCGGCGCCCGACCGCATCGAGCTGGTCGCGACCTTCGCTGGCGGCGTGGTGCCCGACAGCCTCGTCTTCGGCGCGTCGGGGCGGCTCTACGTGTCCCTGGCCGGCTCGAGCCAGATCGCGATCCTCGCCGGCGATGGCCACGAGCTCGGCCGGATCTCCGGGCCGAGCGGCAGCTCGATCCCGCTCGACAACCCCGCGGTGATGGCGTTCGACGACGCGCGCAAGTCGATCCTCGTGAGCAACCACGCCATCTTCGGCGACCCGGCACACTTCGCGGTGCTGCGGATCTACGTCGGCGAGCGCGGCGACCCGCGCCCCGGCGACGACGACGGCGACGACGAGTGA
- a CDS encoding C39 family peptidase, whose protein sequence is MPDRFRTIPAGAIKIDLPNVAQRRGYTCGPAAMLAVAAYFGVGPGDEDDVAAAMTIGRDGSDPPHLRKVARRWGLRVEEHVGMTTAALRATLDRGRPVVMMVQAWAWPAPRSYRARWRHGHWVVAIGHDRGGVYVEDPALHAARGWLSDDDLDDRWHDWGPGKTRVHRYGLALWRPGVTRSAYARRARLLA, encoded by the coding sequence ATGCCCGATCGATTCAGGACGATCCCCGCGGGGGCGATCAAGATCGACCTGCCCAACGTGGCCCAGCGTCGCGGCTACACCTGCGGGCCCGCGGCGATGCTCGCGGTGGCGGCGTATTTCGGCGTCGGGCCGGGCGACGAGGACGACGTCGCGGCCGCGATGACGATCGGCCGCGACGGCAGCGACCCGCCGCACCTGCGCAAGGTCGCGCGCCGGTGGGGCCTGCGCGTCGAGGAGCACGTCGGCATGACGACGGCCGCGCTGCGCGCGACCCTCGACCGCGGGCGTCCGGTGGTCATGATGGTGCAGGCGTGGGCGTGGCCGGCGCCGCGCTCGTACCGGGCGCGCTGGCGCCACGGCCACTGGGTGGTCGCGATCGGCCACGACCGCGGCGGCGTCTACGTCGAGGACCCCGCGCTCCACGCGGCCCGCGGCTGGCTATCGGACGACGACCTCGACGACCGTTGGCACGACTGGGGCCCCGGCAAGACCCGCGTCCACCGGTACGGCCTGGCGCTGTGGCGTCCCGGCGTGACGCGCTCCGCGTACGCGCGCCGCGCCCGCCTGCTCGCGTAG
- a CDS encoding DUF434 domain-containing protein, which yields MSRRPHPDDHELFAPVRLPTLRAAVDDLSWLRGRGYADTAALALVGDRYQLLARARTAVARVAASPEVASARRGRRLAVAALTGRALVIDGFNVLVTCEAALAGGVVLPGRDGAWRDLGSVHGSYRAVDETARALAAIAQLLARAAPARVTWYFDRPVSSSGDVARRVRAVDPAWTVELVNVADPELIRDPAAVVASSDAWVLDRAGAWIDLPTATVTALAVRPWLVELGVPGDTAAGPG from the coding sequence GTGTCGCGCCGTCCGCATCCCGACGACCACGAGCTGTTCGCGCCCGTGCGGCTGCCGACGCTGCGCGCGGCGGTCGATGACCTCAGCTGGCTGCGCGGGCGCGGCTACGCCGACACCGCGGCGCTGGCGCTGGTCGGCGACCGGTACCAGCTGCTCGCCCGCGCCCGGACCGCCGTCGCCCGCGTGGCCGCGAGTCCGGAGGTGGCGTCGGCGCGACGCGGTCGGCGCCTCGCGGTGGCGGCCCTGACCGGGCGCGCGCTGGTCATCGACGGGTTCAACGTGCTGGTCACCTGCGAGGCGGCGCTGGCCGGCGGCGTCGTCTTGCCCGGCCGCGACGGCGCCTGGCGCGATCTCGGCTCGGTCCACGGCAGCTACCGCGCCGTCGACGAGACCGCGCGGGCGCTGGCCGCCATCGCGCAGCTCCTGGCGCGCGCGGCGCCCGCCCGCGTGACCTGGTACTTCGATCGTCCGGTCTCGAGCAGCGGCGACGTGGCCCGGCGCGTCCGCGCCGTCGATCCCGCCTGGACCGTCGAGCTGGTCAACGTCGCAGACCCGGAGCTGATCCGCGACCCAGCGGCGGTCGTGGCCTCGAGCGACGCGTGGGTGCTCGATCGCGCGGGGGCGTGGATCGATCTGCCGACCGCGACCGTGACGGCGCTCGCGGTGCGCCCCTGGCTCGTCGAGCTCGGCGTCCCCGGCGACACCGCCGCGGGCCCAGGCTGA
- a CDS encoding DUF3829 domain-containing protein, with protein sequence MRARSNTKVHLTSCAGVISIALVLLAVAACGKSTPSGADKQGSSAGAPTSTTTAAADPARAEAAKLEAAIECLNNNSGRVFEVRDRYLGDVDPATGVPVPNRPMNLMGIGNAAPCERKVKAAAPLTPAVPELDRASADYVAALTAFHAAWDELDAYYKKGEQLDDQGAKAKVLHPKVMASLDAFAAAHQALQAVVSQRNRLRHQADLAATEQREGRTFNVVLGTLMLEAQTLLELVDTAKPDAAQVATQLAAYGALVDEAEAYAVAHADEASTWGSLANLRNYSKTFLAACKVIARKVAEPDGATPAEHEAAVQQYNSLVDNYNNH encoded by the coding sequence GTGCGAGCCCGATCCAACACCAAGGTCCACCTCACGTCCTGCGCGGGCGTGATCTCCATCGCTCTCGTCCTGCTGGCGGTGGCCGCCTGCGGCAAGTCCACGCCGTCCGGGGCCGACAAGCAGGGCTCGTCCGCCGGCGCTCCGACGTCCACGACCACGGCCGCCGCGGACCCGGCGCGCGCCGAGGCCGCGAAGCTCGAGGCCGCGATCGAGTGCCTCAACAACAACTCGGGCCGGGTGTTCGAGGTCCGGGACCGGTACCTGGGCGACGTCGACCCGGCGACCGGCGTGCCGGTGCCCAACCGGCCGATGAACCTGATGGGCATCGGGAACGCCGCGCCGTGCGAGCGCAAGGTCAAGGCGGCGGCCCCGCTCACGCCCGCGGTGCCCGAGCTCGATCGGGCGAGCGCCGACTACGTGGCCGCGCTCACCGCGTTCCACGCCGCGTGGGACGAGCTCGACGCCTACTACAAGAAGGGCGAGCAGCTCGACGATCAGGGCGCCAAGGCCAAGGTCCTGCACCCCAAGGTGATGGCGTCGCTCGACGCCTTCGCGGCGGCCCATCAGGCGCTGCAGGCCGTGGTCTCGCAGCGCAACCGCCTGCGCCACCAGGCCGACCTCGCGGCGACCGAGCAGCGCGAGGGGCGGACGTTCAACGTCGTCCTCGGCACGTTGATGCTCGAGGCCCAGACGCTGCTCGAGCTCGTCGACACCGCCAAGCCCGACGCGGCCCAGGTCGCGACGCAGCTCGCCGCCTACGGCGCGCTCGTCGATGAGGCCGAGGCCTACGCGGTCGCGCACGCGGACGAGGCCAGCACGTGGGGCTCGCTGGCCAACCTTCGCAACTACAGCAAGACGTTCCTCGCCGCCTGCAAGGTCATCGCCCGGAAGGTCGCCGAGCCCGACGGGGCCACGCCCGCCGAGCACGAAGCGGCGGTCCAGCAGTACAACTCCCTGGTGGACAACTACAACAACCACTGA
- a CDS encoding NAD(P)H-dependent oxidoreductase, with the protein MDGTQAQRFLFVLGSTRVDGNSERLAHVAATRLAAGVSQQWARLIDDPLPPFFDTRHSTGYATPVGAGRRWVEATLAATDVVIVTPVNWYSVAWPVKLYLDHMSGWMRVPALAFAETMAGRSLWAVVVDADDEAAGSAAPVVDALRRTADYLDMRWRGALVGHANRPGDITADRAALAAAETYFTAA; encoded by the coding sequence ATGGATGGGACCCAGGCGCAGCGGTTCTTGTTCGTGCTGGGCAGCACGCGCGTCGACGGCAACAGCGAGCGGCTCGCGCACGTCGCGGCCACGCGTCTGGCGGCGGGCGTCAGCCAGCAGTGGGCTCGGCTGATCGACGATCCGCTGCCGCCGTTCTTCGATACCCGCCACTCGACCGGCTACGCGACGCCAGTGGGCGCGGGGCGGCGGTGGGTGGAGGCGACGCTCGCCGCGACCGACGTGGTGATCGTCACGCCGGTCAACTGGTACAGCGTGGCGTGGCCGGTGAAGCTCTACCTGGATCACATGAGCGGGTGGATGCGCGTGCCCGCGCTGGCGTTCGCGGAGACGATGGCCGGGCGCTCGCTGTGGGCGGTCGTGGTCGACGCCGACGACGAGGCCGCCGGCAGCGCCGCGCCGGTGGTCGACGCGCTCCGCCGCACCGCCGACTACCTCGACATGCGCTGGCGCGGCGCCCTGGTCGGCCACGCCAACCGGCCCGGCGACATCACGGCCGACCGCGCCGCGCTGGCCGCCGCCGAGACCTACTTCACCGCGGCCTGA
- a CDS encoding VOC family protein: MPSPPPATSPRPTVHVSIDVPDLAAGLRFYQAVFGLTETARPFPTMAILDGNNVTVCIHQKTAGSRSSSTGDDVRRYDRHWTPVHLDLHVADLDTVLDQVRAEGGAIEHEFRTQGPRPTAFCSDPFGNGFCVIAEPAR; this comes from the coding sequence ATGCCCTCGCCCCCGCCGGCCACGTCTCCCCGCCCCACCGTCCATGTCAGCATCGACGTGCCCGACCTCGCGGCCGGGCTGCGCTTCTACCAGGCGGTGTTCGGCCTGACCGAGACCGCCCGGCCGTTCCCGACGATGGCGATCCTCGACGGGAACAACGTCACCGTGTGCATCCACCAGAAGACGGCGGGCAGCCGCAGCTCGTCGACCGGCGACGACGTGCGGCGCTACGATCGCCACTGGACGCCGGTCCACCTCGACCTGCACGTCGCCGACCTCGACACGGTCCTGGACCAGGTGCGCGCCGAGGGCGGCGCCATCGAGCACGAGTTCCGCACCCAGGGCCCGCGCCCGACCGCGTTCTGCAGCGACCCCTTCGGCAACGGCTTCTGCGTCATCGCCGAACCCGCGCGCTGA
- a CDS encoding CotH kinase family protein, which translates to MRPLLLVIPAVMLAACGSPAAQPDATGVDAATDGASGGVPDYGRLFPSDRVIDIALDTAAADWAALMADPLNDALQVPATVTYDGVVVTQVGLSTKGNSSRNSVRAMGSQRYSFKLDTDDLVPGQRLLGVDKLNLHNSFKDPTLLRETIGYAMMSGAGVPASRTAFARLTINGQPWGLYVVVEQVEADFLRDRFGAAGGELLKPDQPSGQLTYRGATFADYPGIDVKTDGGDPTHQRFLDLIAALDHGTEQELAAVLDVDRLLPWLAINTYLANLDSYAGSAHNYYLYLDPASARWILIPWDLNETFGTFRCGWTAATIVALDHLQPRCNQPAPRPLITRVLASPTWRARYQALLTELIAGAGAPAAVRVDVDARGSLIRDAVAADPTKFFTLAQFDTALHDDLPVTNQPGIDTAILGLATFAERRSAALAAQLP; encoded by the coding sequence ATGCGCCCCCTCCTGCTCGTGATCCCCGCCGTCATGCTGGCGGCGTGCGGCTCGCCGGCGGCCCAGCCTGACGCCACGGGCGTCGACGCCGCGACCGACGGCGCCAGCGGGGGAGTCCCCGACTACGGGCGCCTGTTCCCGTCGGATCGGGTGATCGACATCGCCCTCGACACCGCCGCCGCGGACTGGGCGGCGCTGATGGCCGATCCGCTCAACGACGCGCTGCAGGTCCCCGCGACCGTGACCTACGACGGGGTCGTCGTGACCCAGGTCGGGCTCAGCACCAAGGGCAACTCGTCGCGCAACTCGGTCCGCGCGATGGGCTCCCAGCGCTACAGCTTCAAGCTCGACACCGACGACCTGGTCCCGGGCCAGCGCCTGCTCGGCGTCGACAAGCTGAACCTCCACAACTCGTTCAAGGACCCGACGCTGCTGCGCGAGACGATCGGCTACGCGATGATGAGCGGCGCCGGGGTCCCGGCCAGCCGCACCGCGTTCGCGCGCCTCACGATCAACGGCCAGCCGTGGGGCCTGTACGTGGTGGTCGAGCAGGTCGAGGCCGACTTCCTCCGCGACCGGTTCGGCGCCGCCGGGGGCGAGCTGCTCAAGCCCGACCAGCCGTCGGGGCAGCTGACGTATCGCGGCGCCACCTTCGCCGACTACCCGGGCATCGACGTCAAGACCGACGGCGGCGATCCCACCCACCAGCGGTTCCTCGACCTCATCGCCGCGCTCGATCACGGCACCGAGCAAGAGCTGGCGGCGGTGCTCGACGTCGATCGCCTGCTCCCGTGGCTCGCGATCAACACCTACCTCGCCAACCTCGACAGCTACGCGGGGAGCGCCCACAACTACTACCTGTACCTGGACCCCGCCAGCGCGCGCTGGATCCTCATCCCCTGGGATCTCAACGAGACGTTCGGCACCTTCCGCTGCGGCTGGACCGCCGCGACCATCGTGGCGCTCGATCACCTGCAGCCGCGGTGCAACCAGCCAGCCCCGCGGCCGCTGATCACCAGGGTGCTGGCGTCGCCGACCTGGCGCGCGCGCTACCAGGCGCTCCTCACCGAGCTGATCGCCGGCGCCGGGGCCCCCGCCGCCGTCCGGGTCGACGTCGACGCCCGCGGCTCGCTGATCCGCGACGCCGTCGCCGCCGATCCCACCAAGTTCTTCACGCTGGCCCAGTTCGACACCGCGCTCCACGACGACCTGCCGGTGACCAACCAGCCCGGCATCGACACCGCCATCCTCGGGCTGGCGACCTTCGCCGAGCGGCGCAGCGCCGCCCTGGCCGCGCAGCTGCCGTGA